In Brassica napus cultivar Da-Ae chromosome C2, Da-Ae, whole genome shotgun sequence, the sequence TCCCTGGTGACGAGGAAGTGAAGAAGACACTGGAGCCCGCTGCTGATGATCCTCCTGCCAACTGATCCTGACATTTTGTTGTTCGTACTTCTGACCCCGCAGAGGGGTTTTATTTTGTAACCGTCGTTGGCGAAGGCTTAAAACTCTAGACCAGGCCTTTGTGCCTCTTTTATTTTGCTTGTTTCAAACGATGGCCCTGTTGTGGTCTTTTAGTTAATGCTTTCCGGATTCGCATTTTTCGTTTGCTTGTTTGTCCGTCGTCTTTGGGATCTTTAGCTTTCGTAGATGATATTCGTATTGCTTCTCTTTCGAAAGAATGCAGGTTGTAGGACGACCTCGGGGTCATGAGACTAGACTCATGAATCGTAGTCGAAGGGTTGTCAAGGTAAGGGTTTGATTGCTCGGGATCTCTTACAGGACCTGGGCCGTATGGGATCTAGATGTCACGATCGTAGGAGGACCTATGGACCTTGGGTGCTTAGATTCTTTGGAACCTCTAGACCCTGTAATGATTAGGTAACCCTATGGGCCTCGCATAATTGGATCCCCTCTAGGACCCTGGAGTCACTTGGAGAGTTTTGATAAGCTTAGGACCCGGAGGTTGCTTTGGGGAACCCGTGGGTTCCGGACCCTAAGGTCTTGATTTGGACACATGGTTTTTGGCCCTGAGGCCTGTCTGAGCCCGGAGTTCTTTCTCAGAACCCAAAATTAAGGTTTTAAAGGGACCGTACTCTGCCATCCTAGGTGAGGCCACTATCGGTACCTGTTGGGGTATCGCATTCTACCTCTCAGAAGCTGGTCACTATCGAGTTCCCGTGCTGCATTCTGCTTTCTGCAGAAAGCCACTATCAGACTTAGAGGATGCTGGTGTGGGTGAAAACCCAAGTGCCAGACTTTGTTACTTGCAACGTCTGGAGAAGTAGAGTATTATGTGGTGCTCCCGGACTTTTGCACTTGCTCAATGGCAATTATACCTCGTGTCCCCTATATTATTCTAGCacgtagcgttttaatacagGTACTTCcacatttttggtatttttgtttGGGACCCCGATATGCCTGAGGCTATACAAGGGTTTTAGATAGTATTGACGACATACTCAGGTTTGCGCAGACCCATTTCTaccttatgtctcatacccgtttTGTTTTTTCGTGGTCATACCACTTATCATtaagggttggccaggatcgaAGGTCTCTTTGGACCTGATCCAGCTCATTTGCCCCTTTAATTATTATGGCATTCTTACTCTTTttatagtcggaactattttattatataagctttgtccgGAGACGTTTCAGCGTACATAAGAGTAGgaaaacataatgcttaaataatagataagataattaatagaaatcatgGTCCGGAGACCGTACAAGATATCAGCTTGCGAGGTAACCCGGTAGTTAGGCCATGTTTTACCTCTTGTTTCTAGGTGACCTGCAGGTTTTGACTTGCTTTTGGGACGAGCCTCCTTGTTGGagggttcctccttcttctgcagaGCTCTGCTTCTTTCGTGGGTCTAGGTATTGTGGTTGAGACTTGTTTCATACCCCGGTTTTTAGTGCTCAGGGACCACCGTTTCCTGCTGATGAAGGTTTTAAGCATCTCCATGAAAATGACTATTTGAGAGTCAGTGGAGCCCGCGAGCagtgtaaaaatgtttttaattagtaGTTTTTGCAACCGATCTTCAAGAGTTTTGTGGGGACCCATGCACTAAGAACGTCGTTAAGGACGCTGGATAAACATCCAACGCGTGGTTTATCAATTTTCCCTCCCTCTCTCCTTGGTCGAGAAGCATGCACGATTTCTTTATGATTTTTcctaggaaaaaaaaagatttcatctTCACGCAAAAGGAATAATCTTTCGACTGTTTTCCTCTGTGGATTAACCTTCCCTCAAAACCCatatcttttctttcttattttccGATTTTGTTTCATCGTAATACAGATCTCTCTGTTTTTCTCAAAGCATCTTCCTTTTCTTCAGATCTGAGGAACTTTTCAGATTCTGATGTCGAAACCCTGGAGCGGAATCGGAATCGGGGCGTGGGCGGACGAAGCGGAGCGTGCCGACGAAGAGCAAGCTGCGGCGGCGGCAGATGTTGAGAGTTTTCCGAGCTTGAAGGAGGCTGCGAGCAATGCCAagtctaagaagaagaagatgatgatgacttTGTCTGAGTTTACATCCGGTGCTTACGCGGCGCCTGGAGGTAGAAGCTCTGTTGGGTTGACGCAGCAAGAGATTCTCCAGTTGCCCACTGGTCCTAGGCAACGGTCTGAGGATGAAATGCAGCAGCCTGGACGGTTAGGCGGCGGTTTCTCTTCTTACGGAGGTCGTGGGCCTCGAGATCGAGATGATTCCGGTGGTGGTAGGAGACCTTATGGTGGTGGGTTTGATGATGAGAGGAGAGGGGATCAGTCTAGGGTTTCGGATTTTCCGCAAGCTTCGAGAGctgatgaggatgatgattgGGGCAAAGCGAAAAAGCTTCAATCTTTCGATCAGGGACGACATGGTCGTTATAGTGGTCTCGGAGGCGGTGGTGGTAGTTTTAGCGGTGGAGGTGGCAGTTATAACGGTGGTGGTGGCTTCTCCAGAGCTGACGAGACCGATAATTGGGCGGCAGGTAAGAGGCAAGCTCCGGTACGGTCATCTACATTTGGGTCCGGTTACAGTGATTCAAACCGTGAACCTGACCGTTGGTCAAGAGGAGTAGCTTTAGGTGGTGTTCAGGAGGAACGTGATAAGCCCTGATTAGGGTTTATCTGAAATGGGTTagaaagaggagagagatagagagaatgGGGGCTGAGAGTATAAgttttgttgataaatattttgataccATAAACTTAGGGATAACGCCCTTTAAGTAACACTACAACTTATTCAAAACGACAATGTACTATAAAACTCAAATTAATATAAAACCCTCTTTCTCACCAAGAGGTTTACCCACACTTCATCTTCTGTTCCCCTTAGCCACTTAACTTCACCTTCTTGGACCTGCTCCTCTTCTCCACGAATGCTAATGGGACAGCCAACTTATCAATACCCCCTCGAAGAAGACTCAGCTTGTCCTCAAGCTGGAACTCCGGAAACTGCTCCAACAACATCTTAACCGGCTCCCATGTACATTCGAAATCAGGTAGTCCCTTCCACTTAACTAGCACCTCAGCCTTCTTATCCACTCCTGATTTCCTGATCTCTAACAAGTCGTCGGGCTCAGTATTCCACTCAAGCGATGAGGAAAGGACTAAAGGTAGCTCATGAACCTTAGTGTGAGGCGCCACAGCCTGCTTCAACTGAGAGACGTGAAAGACAGGGTGAACCTGGCTGTACGCTGGAAGCGCTAGCTTATAATCTACCTTCCCAACTCTTTTCTCCACCAGATAAGGACCAAAGAACCGAGGAGCCAACTTCTCTACTCTTCTCATGGCCACTGTTGTTTGTCGGTATGGTCTCAGCTTCAAATAAACCCAATTTCCTACTGCAAACTCAACCTCACGTCGCTTCTTATTCGCAGCTACCTGCATCCTAGCCTGAGCCGTAGCAAGGTTGTCTCGAAGTTCTTGAAGCAGAGCATCACGATTCTGTAACAGTCCTTCTACCTCTGCGTTAGCTGTAGGCACATCTCCAAACCTCAACAACTTCGGTGGGTCTCTCCCGTAAAGAGCACGGAATGGCGTGGTGTTAGAAGATGAATGGTGAGAGGTGTTGTACCAATATTCAGCCCACGGTAGCCACTGACTCCACGCTGAAGGTTTTCTTCCTGCGAAGCACCTCAGATAAGCTTCTAGACACCTGTTGACTACCTCCGTCTGACCATCCGATTGCGGGTGATAAGCAGTACTCTTGTGCAGAGCTGTACCTTGACTTTCAAACAACGCTGCCCAAAAGTTACTCAAAAATACTCTGTCTCTATCTGATACCATTGTCTCCGGAAAGCCGTGGAGCTTAATCACCTCTCTGATAAAAACCTCAGCTACAGACTTCGCAGTGAAAGGGTGcttcaagggaataaaatgtgCATACTTCGTCAATCTGTCAACCACGACCAAGATCACGTCAAACCCTTTTGATACTGGCAACCCCTCTACAAAATCTAAGCTGATATCAGCCCATACTTGCTCGGGAATGGGTAGTGGGGACAACAAGCCTGCTGGTGAGAGCGTTGAGTATTTGTTTCTCTGACAGACCTCGCATGATTTGATGAACTCTGTGATGTCGCTTCTCATTCTCTTCCAGTACACTTCTCTCGCCATTCTCTTAAAAGTCTTCAGCACCCCTTCATGCCCACCTACTGCACTGTCATGGAACTGACTCATCAATGCTGGAATAAAGGGTGAATTAGCTGGAATCACCAATCTCCTATCCTTGAACAAGAACCCATTCTCTACGCTGTAACCCTCATACTCCTTCTCTCCTCTTTTCACCCCGATAATGATCTCTTGCATCAGCTCATCCTTCTCTGCTTGAATTGCTAACTCATCCATGTCGATAGACAACGGAGCTGTTAACTGGAACCTCTTAAGTTCATCCGCGTCGTCAGTCTCTTCCACTCGACGAGATAATGCATCAGCCACTCTATTCTCCTTACCTGGTCTATACTCAATAGTGTAGTTAAGACCAAGCAGCTTAGAAGCCCACTTTTGCTGTTCTACTGATACTGCCTTCTGATCCAACAGGTGCCTCAAACTCTTTTGATCCGTTCTTATTGTGAACTGATGACCCGTAAGATAATGCCTCCATTTGGTAACAGCGAAGACTATAGCCAAAAGCTCCCTTTCATATACCGACTTTACTCTGCCCTTGCTCGAAAATCCCTTACTAATGTAAGCCACTGGTCTGTTCTCTTGAGATAACACTGCCCCAATCCCACTACCTGAAGCGTCAGTCTCAACTGCGAAAGGCTTGGAGAAGTCTGGCAGCCTTAATACTGGTAACTCACTCATAGCTTCCTTCAGTCTGTTAAACGCTTGCATAGCTCTCGGAGTCCAGCAGAACCCATCCTTCTTTAAAAGCTCAGTCATAGGTCGAGCTATCCTCCCATAACTTAAAACGAACTTCCTGTAATAGCCAGTAAGCCCCAAGAACCCTCTCAAGGCTGTTACGTTCTTCGGCGGTGGCCACTTCTTCATTGCTTCGACCTTTTCCGGATCTGCTGAAACCCCATCTTTGGTGATCACGTGACCCAAATATGCGATCCTTCTCTGCCCGAAAGCACATTTCTTCTCGTTCGCATAAAAACGGTGAGCCTTCAACACTTGTAACACTATCTTCAAGTGCTCCTGGTGCTCCTTCTCATCTCTACTATACACCAGTATGTCGTCGAAAAAGACTAACACGAACTTTCTCAAGTACGGCTTGAAGATGTCATTCATCACAGACTGAAACGTCGCGGGGGCATTAGTGAGCCCAAAAGGCATCACTAGAAACTCGTAATGGCCCTCGTGCGTCTTAAAAGCCATCTTCCCTATGTCACCAGCCTTAACTCTTATCTGATGGTAACCGGATTTGAGATcgagtttagagaaaattgCTGCTCCTTCCAACTCATCGAGCAACTCTTCAATCACTGGAATGGGGTAACGATCCGGTATGGTACTCTTATTCACCGCCCTGTAGTCGACGCAGAAACGTAGACCaccatccttcttcttgactaacaataccgggctcgaGAAGGGACTGATACTAGGCTTTATAATCCCGGCTTGTAACATCTCCCGTACCAGTTTCTCGATCTCGTTCTTCTGAAGATGAGAATATCGGTAAGGTCTTATGTTAATAGGTGATGTTCCTTCGTGCAACGTAATGGCATGCTCCCTTGACCTCTTGGGCGGCAGCCCTGTAGGCATGTTGAACACCTCCTTGAATTGTCGAATCAGCCTTTGAATGTTATGACTCGGCTTTACCAACCGCTCCTGCTCGCCGACATTCTCAAACAGCTCCTGCAATTCCAACAAGTAAACACCTCCTTCGCTTCCACACAACTTCTCCATGGACTTGAGTGACACCTGAGCCCGCACGAGTGAAGGGTCACTGGCCAGCGTTACCCACTCATTGTCAACTTGGAACCGTAAGATATGCAGACCCCAGTTTATTCTTGTTTCTCCCAGCGATGCCAACCACGTATAGCCCAGCACCATGTCTGTATCTCCCAACTCAAACAGCAAAAATTCACCTTGTATCTCAATTCCCTGAACGACCAACTTGAGATCTACACACTTCCCTTTTCCAATGATAACTCGACCATCTCCAATGGCCACGCCAAACTCCGGGGTAGGCACTACAGGTAGGCCGAGCTTCTCTACCAACCTAGTGGCGATGAAACTGCAAGaggctccagaatcaatcagaACTACTACCTCCTCTCCTCCAACGTTTCCTCTAATCCTCATGGTTCTCTTTGTTGTGAGGCCAACCATGGATTGTAGAGAGAGAACCTGTAGCTCTTGCTTATTGTTGGTTTCCTCTTCCTCTCCTAGTTCATCCTCAGCTTCCTCGTCTCCTTCTGACTCCTCTTCAACCTCCAAACATTTATACTTTTGAAATGTTTTGCATCTGTGTCCTGCAAAGTACCGCTCTCCACATTGCCTACATGGGTTGTGCACTGCCCTTCTCTGGTCCCCTCCTTTACCATCTCGTTGTGCATCCAATGACCTCCTTGCAGGAGTGGTTTCCCCTGACTTAGATGGAGATACACTCGAGCTTCCCTGGTTGGAGTTAAGCGCTAGGGCTGAGTTAGTTCGCTGGAATGGTCGAGAGTGATACGCATGGCGATCATTTTCTTGCTCCTCAATGATCTTCGCTGTATCCACTATCTCATCCATACCCATTGGCCTCAACCTCACAACTTGCTCCCTCAAGCTTCTCTTCATACCATGTAAGAAAATCTCTTCCAACACATCGTTAGGAACGTGTGGAACTTCTGCAGATAACTCTTCAAACTGCTCATGGTACTCAGATATGGTTCCCGTCTGACGTAGTCGCAGCATTTGACTAAGAATGGTTCCTCCCCGGGAGGGTTTGAACCTCCTTCttagtttcattttaaaatccCTCCAATCCAATAGCTCATCCCGATCCTGAATCATCCTCAACCATGTCACCGCACACCCCACCATACTCGCCATTGCTTGAGTAAGTTTCTCCTCTTCTTCCATTTGGTTCACTGAGAAGCACTTATCCACCCTAAAAATCCAATCATCAGTGTTTTTCCCTTCAAAATCGGGTAACTCAAGCTTCTTCTGAGGTGGTGAACTCTTCTGCAACACTGAGTAACCAGAAGACCCTGCGGTGAACGGTGTCTTGGAAATCTTTGCTGCTCTTAACGGAACCGCGTTCTCCGGAAGGGTTAGGATTCCCTTCTCACTTCGCATCTGCAGACCTTTCTCCTGTGGTTGACGACCTTCTTCTAACGAACGTTGTGCCTCCACTGCACCTTCCTTAACAGATCTAGGGTTTTCCAGGTTCGTTACCGCAGCGATCATAACACCCATCGGTTTCTCCTCTAGGGATTGAGGGTGTCTCTCCTCCGCGCGTTTCTCATTCTCCAGGGCTCGAAGGTTGTTCGCTTTCATCTCCGCTCGCATCTCCTCGATGATGCTCGCGAGTCCGCCAAGCTGACCCTCAATCGCAGTCATCCGATCTGCGTTAGAATCTTGCTTTGGTGGCATtttgttgctctgataccaatgatAAGCCCTGATTAGGGTTTATCTGAAATGGGTTAGAAAggggagagagatagagagaatgGGGGCTGAGAGTATAAgttttgttgataaatattttgataccATAAACTTAGGGATAACGCCCTTTAAGTAACACTACAACTTATTCAAAACGACAACGTACTATAAAACTCATATTAATATAAAACCCTCTTTCTCACCAAGAGGTTTACCCACACTTCATCTTCTGTTCCCCTTAGCCACTTAACTTCACCTTCTTGGACCTGCTCCTCTTCTCCACGAATGCTAATGGGACAGCCAACTTATCAGAACGTCGTCGTTTGGTTTTGGAGCCACGGAAAGTTGACTCAGGAGCGAGTGAAACTCCACCTGCTGGTGCGAAAACGAGTAAGGCGAGCTCTTTTGGGGCAGTTAGGCCAAGGGAGGATGTTTTGGCGGAGAAAGGTTTGGactggaagaagcttgattcgGAGATTGAGGCTAACAAAGGAAGTTCTCAAACGAGCAGACCTTCAAGTGCTCGGTCTAATAGGTCTGAGAGTTCAGGATTGAGTAATGTGGTGAAACCTAGGCCAAAGGTGAATCCTTTTGGGGACGCGAAGCCTAGAGAAGTGTTGCTTGAGGAACAAGGGAAGGATTGGCGCAAGATGGATATGGAACTCGAACATCGCAGAGTTGACAGGTCCTTGTTCATCTGGATTTTTTTAATGAGAGTTGTGAATCTGTTTCATTTCTATATTGCTGCAGTTGTCCGAATATTGATTTCTTTAACAGGCCTGaaacagaagaagagaagatgttaaaggaagagattgaagagagtagaggatggatttgaccatCCCACAAGGCCCGAGGAATAGGAAGGCCTGGCCCGAATTAGGAAGAGCGACGGCTCGATCGGTCGGCTCGAGAGTCAGATCTCTCGGCTcgactcttgagtacttttagttgatcatcatcgactgaagtacgttcggctcagcggctgctcggacgcctacgggcttctcggcccagcagaggaggcccaccaagatggcgtaaattaggtcaaggacGAGGCATCAGGACGTCTATATAAGGGAAAGGAGAGATAACGAGAAAAGGATCCGAAACCACTGAttaacacttggcggctagattagggttttcacctttgcttcatctcgccgttagttgtacttttccggtagcttATCGAGCTACCGGCTTCCTTTCTGTCGCGCTCTCTTCTTTTCCCTTGTAACCGATTGAACGTTTTCTCTCcgaccattaataagacgtctttgtttaaaccaacatcttatttattaccgtttctcgatcaaacagttggcgcccaccgtggggcaacTAGCAAAGTAACGTCGGAACTATGGTCGTTAGCAATAACAGTTCTTCGTCAGGCGAGGAGCGTGAAGCTCTCGAGGTGACACCGGCTCCAGAGGTGACACCTACGCCTACACCAGTAACTCCACTTCCCCATCCTGCATCTATGGAAACTATCCTGGCACGCCTCGCCCTACAAGAAGCGGCGCAGAAGGCGGCAGTTGACCAAATCACGGCGATAGCAAAGATCCTTGCTCCTCTCGCTGCAAACGCCGAAGCTTCAACGGCGCAGTATCGTTGACACCTGTTCGCCACAGAACGAACCACCGACTTGGCACCTACGCGGGATAACGATAACCAAAGCGCCGGTAACGACACCAATACGCACACCGCAAGCGAACTAGCCGCGTTAAAACAGTCGGTCCTCGATATCAATTCTAAGATCTACCAGGTGACGACGTCTGCGCCCCAAATCGAGCATGTACTCGCGGAATCTCTTCGTACACCCTTCACGCAAAAGGTTACCGGCGTGCGGCTACAGAAGATGGAGAAACTCCGTCTTCCAACCTTCAAAGGTCTCTCCGACCCTTCTACTCACGTCACGTCTTTCAACATAGCGATGCGACGCGCAAACCTGACAGACGAAGACAAAGACGCCGGCTTTTGCCAACTCttcgtcgaaaccctagaaggcCTGGCCCTTACTTGGTTCACCGGCCTCAGAGAGAACTCTGTTGACTGTTTCCACGACCTCTCAACGGCTTTCCTTAAGAActatatcatgttcaccaaccagGAAGCGACCGTGCCAGATTTGTGGAACCTCACTCACGCCAGCGACCAAAGTCTCCGCAACTTCATGGAGAAATTCAAAGCTATTGTCTCGAAGATCGATATTCCCGACCATATCGCCGTCGAATCTTTGATGAACACCTTGCACGTCGACTCCACATTCCGCCAGGATCTTTACCGATACCCGACCAAATCTGTCTCCGACGCCATCGCTCGCTCGCACAACTTTAtccgcatggaagaagacaccaGAGCAAAGTTCGCAAAAGAAGCAGCGGCGAGACAGCGATCCTCCCGAACAAACGACACCCGCCCCGAGCCTCGCCAGCACTCCTCCGGTGGAAATACCACTCAGAAGCGAGGCTACGTTAGCTCGGTCGATGATGAGGAATCTCCAAAATCAGCAGCCATCACGCGAGAGAAAGGCTGGAACCACTGGGATCGAGACTCCGCTCCGAAGCAATCAACCCCAACCGAACCAGCGAGTTCAAACTCCGAGGAGCCGAAAAAATGGTGCCTCTACCACAAAAGGGATTCCCATGACACGAAGGAATGCAAGGTCCTCATCGGACAGTTTTTCGACGGGATAACTAATGGGACAATCCAAATGCCCACTTCTCCTACGACGCCGAAAAACACTAAAAGCTGGagtaagaacaaggagaagaaggcacaaAAGTCTCAAAAGAACACGGCCCCGAGCGAGGAAAGAGCAAGCCCTGAGCGCACTCCCATCAACAACGTCGGCCCCGCCAACGATTCATCAGAAGACGAACACCCGCGTCGCCGGCGACGAGTGGAAGTCATACTCTCTCGCCCTTGCGACTCCTCTGATGACGACGTCCCGACAGTGCAACCAGATCTGCGCGATAAATTGGACAGCAAGGATAAGCAGTCTCTCGCTCCCTCGAAAGCAGATGAAGACCTACGCATTCTATTGAAGCGAAAAAATGCCGCGAACGAAAACACAGGAACAACCGACCTCCGCGACCAGCTCAATTCGAAGGCCGACGACCTGCGAATCCAACTCAACCGTTCGAAAAGGTCCGATCTGCGACGACGCCTTGAGTCAAAAAAGAAACAGCTCGCAGAAATTCCTACATTCGAAAACACAACCGACGATTTGAGGAAGCAACTCGAATCAATGCGAGCTAACCGAGCCCCGCACATCAGTGTCATAATGGGTGGATCACCACCTTGCGGTGACTCGGTTCGAGCCGTCAAAGATTACAAACGTCAAGCAACCACCTCTCAGAAATGGCCTTCTCCAGTCGAAAATGATCACCAGATCACTTTTTCGGCACTAGACACCAAGGGCGTCCACATGCCACATAACGATCCTCTCCTCGTCGACCTTGACATCGGCGAATGTCTGGTCGCAAAAGTCCTTATTGATACCGGCAGCTCAGTCGATCTCATCTTTCGCGACACACTCGACAAAATGGGAGTTGATTTAAAAGATATGAAGCCTTCCTCTCGCACGCTCACCGGCTTCAACGGAGCCTCGGAGCAAATGATAGGGACAATTCGCCTTCCAGTTTACGCAGGTGGTATAACCCGCACcgtcaagttctccgtcatccGCGCCAAAGCACCCTATAATGCCATACTCGGAACACCATGGCTGCATTCCATGAAAGCCGTCCCTTCGACTTATCATCAATGCATCAAGTTTCCCGGAAAAGATGGCAAAACTCAGACGATTCGGGGCGATCAACAAGCCGCAAGAGAACTACTGATCGCAACTGTAAAGATGCAGCAGCAAGCTTCCCTTGTCAACTCCGTCAGTAAACCACTCAACAAGATATACCCTCAGAAGGAGGAAGTTCGCGAAGTCGCAATTGATGAATCCGACCCGACGAAAATCATCCGAGTTGGCGTCTACCTGTCCGACGACGTATGTTCACagatcatctctttcatcaaagACAACGCCTCGACGTTCGCCTGGAAGACTTCCGACATGAAGGGGATCGACCCCGCAGTTACCTCTCATGAACTGCACGTCGATCCGACGTTCAAACCCATCCGACAGAAGCGACGAAAACTCGGTCCAGAACGATCTAAAGCCGTAAACGAAGAAGTCGACAGGCTCCTCGACGCGGGTTTCATAACCGAAGTCCGATACCCCGAATGGTTGGCTAACCCGGTtgtcgtcaaaaagaaaaacggcaaatggcgcatatgcgtcgacttcacggacctcaacaaggcGTGCCCAAAGGACAGTTACCCACTCCCTCATATCGATC encodes:
- the LOC111206857 gene encoding eukaryotic translation initiation factor 4B1-like, translated to MSKPWSGIGIGAWADEAERADEEQAAAAADVESFPSLKEAASNAKSKKKKMMMTLSEFTSGAYAAPGGRSSVGLTQQEILQLPTGPRQRSEDEMQQPGRLGGGFSSYGGRGPRDRDDSGGGRRPYGGGFDDERRGDQSRVSDFPQASRADEDDDWGKAKKLQSFDQGRHGRYSGLGGGGGGFSRADETDNWAAGKRQAPVRSSTFGSGYSDSNREPDRWSRGVALGGVQEERDKP